One Nicotiana sylvestris chromosome 12, ASM39365v2, whole genome shotgun sequence genomic window carries:
- the LOC138883511 gene encoding uncharacterized protein, which yields MIFGGNEINGVTFSATKKMKVSITPSKRLWEDDITFIEEVADGLLLPQNDALVVSLNMLDFKIRCVLVDLRSSVNIIQWIVLEQAKLTGSIITATNLLVGFNLTSVMTWGDILPLMNTEGVRKLTLFEVVNGDMGYNIILGRPWLHEIKAMPSTYYQLLKLPTPEGIK from the coding sequence ATGATCTTCGGAGGGAATGAGATTAACGGAGTCACCTTTTCGGcaacaaagaagatgaaagtaTCGATAACTCCTAGTAAAAGGCTCTGGGAAGATGATATCACTTTCATAGAGGAGGTCGCAGATGGATTGCTGCTTCCACAAAATGATGCACTAGTAGTTTCTTTAAATATGTTAGATTTTAAGATTAGATGTGTTCTAGTAGATCTTAGAAGTTCGGTTAATATCATACAATGGATAGTATTGGAGCAAGCCAAACTCACCGGAAGTATTATTACGGCCACAAACCTCCTCGTTGGATTCAACCTCACGAGCGTGATGACCTGGGGAGATATTTTGCCTCTCATGAATACTGAAGGAGTAAGGAAACTAACTCTCTTCGAAGTAGTAAATGGTGATATGGGATACAATATCATCTTGGGGAGGCCATGGTTACACGAGATAAAAGCTATGCCCTCAACATATTACCAGTTGTTGAAGTTGCCAACACCTGAAGGAATCAAGTAG